The Heyndrickxia vini genome contains a region encoding:
- a CDS encoding sugar phosphate isomerase/epimerase family protein: protein MKLGVFTVLFSDKSFTDMLDYVKDAGLTAVEIGTGGYPGDAHCKLDELLDSETKREAYLNEVKSRGLEISAFSCHGNPLSPDREFAEKCHNDFVKTVKLASLMGVPVVNCFSGTAGDHEGAKYPNWPIAPWPNEYTEVLKWQWEEKLIPYWKEWGQFAKDHNVRIGLELHGGFLVHTPYTLLKLREKTCDAIGANLDPSHLWWQGIDPVGAIKILAKENAIHHFHAKDTYIDQDNVNMYGLTDMQPYSEVRSRAWSFRSVGCGHGLQEWSDMMSALRTYGYDYVVSIEHEDPIMSIDEGFKRAVKNLQTILIGEQPTNMWWV from the coding sequence ATGAAACTTGGTGTTTTTACAGTTTTGTTTTCAGATAAGTCGTTTACAGATATGCTTGATTATGTGAAAGATGCTGGTCTTACAGCTGTTGAAATTGGTACGGGTGGATATCCGGGTGATGCACATTGTAAACTTGATGAATTGCTTGATAGTGAAACGAAAAGAGAAGCATATTTAAATGAGGTTAAATCAAGAGGATTGGAAATAAGCGCCTTTAGCTGCCACGGTAACCCGTTATCTCCTGATAGGGAGTTTGCGGAAAAATGTCACAATGACTTTGTTAAAACGGTGAAATTAGCTTCTTTAATGGGCGTGCCGGTTGTCAATTGTTTTTCCGGTACAGCTGGGGACCATGAAGGTGCAAAGTACCCTAATTGGCCAATTGCTCCATGGCCAAACGAATATACGGAAGTTTTAAAATGGCAATGGGAAGAAAAACTCATTCCATATTGGAAGGAATGGGGACAATTCGCAAAAGATCATAACGTACGAATTGGTCTTGAGCTTCACGGAGGTTTCTTAGTTCATACTCCGTATACACTTTTAAAATTACGTGAAAAGACTTGCGATGCCATTGGCGCGAACCTTGATCCGAGTCATCTTTGGTGGCAAGGAATTGATCCTGTTGGTGCGATTAAAATATTAGCTAAGGAAAATGCGATTCATCATTTTCATGCAAAAGATACCTATATTGATCAAGACAATGTGAATATGTACGGACTAACCGACATGCAGCCATATAGCGAAGTTCGATCAAGAGCATGGTCATTTCGCTCCGTTGGTTGCGGTCATGGACTTCAAGAGTGGTCCGACATGATGAGTGCTCTGCGTACGTATGGTTACGACTATGTTGTAAGCATAGAACATGAGGATCCAATTATGTCAATTGATGAGGGCTTCAAACGAGCGGTGAAAAACCTTCAAACAATACTTATTGGTGAACAACCAACAAATATGTGGTGGGTTTAA